Proteins encoded within one genomic window of Couchioplanes caeruleus:
- a CDS encoding sensor histidine kinase, which yields MTSVLRRSLRLRLMIIWTVLITGCYFMLQYRYDLLFWVDQGWGCELTSLPYQLRPCGKIQVASWKTDLAIYALMVVLLLLAGRALTAWCLRPVRDMVPVIAQVGPQNLGFRIETGGRRRDELAALSTELNAMMDRIAAGYEGQRRFAANASHELRTPLAVQRTLIEVGMARVVNADQLALVTAQLLETNERNERLIEGLLVLTEVEQGLAGSIPQQLHKIAAGVVEAHAEQAASAGVTITTDLAVHTVSGEEVLLERLITNLVQNAIKYNRPGGTVHVRVGTAPTLTVLNTGPPVPADAVAGLFEPFKRLGSDRIDHSGGAGLGLAIARSIVHAHHGTITAVPGEHGGLRVEVRLPEQS from the coding sequence ATGACCTCCGTCCTGCGCCGGAGCCTGCGCCTGCGGCTCATGATCATCTGGACGGTCCTCATCACCGGCTGTTACTTCATGCTGCAATACCGCTACGACCTGCTGTTCTGGGTCGACCAGGGCTGGGGCTGCGAACTGACCTCGCTGCCGTACCAGCTCCGGCCCTGCGGGAAGATCCAGGTCGCCAGCTGGAAGACCGACCTCGCCATCTACGCGCTGATGGTGGTACTGCTGCTGCTGGCGGGGCGGGCCCTGACGGCCTGGTGCCTGCGGCCGGTGCGCGACATGGTGCCGGTCATCGCCCAGGTCGGGCCGCAGAACCTCGGGTTCCGCATCGAGACCGGCGGCCGGCGCCGCGACGAGCTGGCCGCCCTCTCCACGGAGCTCAACGCGATGATGGACCGGATCGCCGCCGGCTACGAGGGCCAGCGCCGCTTCGCGGCCAACGCGTCGCATGAGCTTCGCACGCCGCTGGCCGTGCAGCGAACTCTGATCGAGGTCGGCATGGCGCGGGTCGTGAACGCCGACCAGTTGGCCCTGGTGACCGCGCAGCTCCTCGAGACCAACGAGCGCAACGAACGGCTCATCGAGGGCCTGCTGGTGCTGACCGAGGTGGAGCAGGGCCTGGCCGGCAGCATCCCCCAGCAGCTCCACAAGATCGCCGCCGGCGTCGTGGAGGCGCACGCGGAGCAGGCGGCGAGTGCGGGCGTCACCATCACCACCGACCTGGCGGTCCACACCGTTTCCGGCGAAGAGGTGCTGCTGGAGCGCCTGATCACCAACCTGGTCCAGAACGCGATCAAGTACAACCGCCCGGGCGGCACCGTCCACGTCCGGGTCGGCACGGCGCCCACCCTGACCGTGCTCAACACCGGGCCGCCGGTGCCGGCGGACGCGGTGGCCGGCCTGTTCGAGCCGTTCAAACGCCTGGGCTCCGACCGCATCGACCACAGCGGCGGCGCCGGGCTCGGGCTGGCCATCGCCCGCTCGATCGTGCACGCCCACCACGGCACGATCACCGCCGTGCCGGGCGAGCACGGTGGCCTGAGGGTCGAGGTCCGCCTTCCGGAGCAAAGCTGA
- a CDS encoding alpha/beta fold hydrolase, protein MTISHDVSGTGSTVLFVHSTVVDRRMWDPQVPALTAAGYRVVRCDLRGYGDSPVPDRPYDNAGDVLDLLDLVGADSAALVGASGGGRVCLELAARRPDRVHALALLCTAVADHEPSAELRAFGDREDELLEAGDVAGATELNVATWLGPHADDATRDRVRLMQRHAFEVQLAATEEFPAVRTPVDLSAITAPSLIVSGDHDVIDFREIATRLAAGLPGSRHVELDWAGHLPSLERPEVVNELLLDFLANRI, encoded by the coding sequence ATGACGATCTCTCATGACGTGTCCGGCACCGGGTCCACCGTCCTGTTCGTACACTCCACCGTCGTCGACCGCCGCATGTGGGACCCGCAGGTGCCCGCCCTCACCGCGGCCGGATACCGCGTGGTGCGGTGCGACCTGCGCGGCTACGGCGACAGCCCGGTCCCCGACCGGCCGTACGACAACGCCGGCGACGTCCTGGACCTGCTGGACCTGGTCGGCGCCGATTCGGCGGCCCTGGTCGGCGCGTCGGGCGGCGGACGCGTGTGTCTGGAACTGGCCGCCCGCCGGCCGGACCGCGTCCACGCCCTGGCCCTGCTGTGCACCGCCGTCGCGGACCACGAACCGAGCGCGGAGCTGCGGGCGTTCGGCGACCGCGAGGACGAGCTGCTCGAGGCGGGCGACGTCGCGGGCGCCACCGAGCTGAACGTGGCGACGTGGCTGGGACCGCACGCCGACGACGCCACCCGCGACCGGGTCCGGCTGATGCAGCGGCACGCCTTCGAGGTGCAGCTCGCGGCGACGGAGGAGTTCCCGGCGGTCCGCACCCCGGTGGACCTGTCGGCGATCACGGCGCCGAGCCTGATCGTCTCGGGCGACCACGACGTGATCGACTTCCGCGAGATCGCCACGCGGCTGGCCGCCGGGCTGCCCGGGTCGCGGCACGTGGAGCTGGACTGGGCGGGGCACCTTCCCAGCCTGGAACGCCCTGAAGTCGTCAACGAACTGCTGCTCGACTTTCTCGCGAACCGGATATAG
- a CDS encoding sulfatase family protein, whose protein sequence is MGFRLRVAGMLAAVSLLTSCTSPRPAEPAASAATAPSAAPAETRPNIVFVLTDDLSMNLVQFMPHVRELQRRGTTFTEYTVSNSLCCPSRASLLTGKFPHGTGVFTNGGVDGGFALFHRRGHERSTFATDLRKAGYRTAFLGKYLNRYQPENTLGGTRAYVPPGWTDWYGAGNAYAQYDYVLNENGTVHRYGSAPEDYLTDVIGAKASAFIEASAAARTPFLVEVATFAPHSPYTPAPRDAEAFPGLRAPRGPAFDALPAHAPPWLADRAPLTAEQKAEIDHVFRKRAQSVRSVDRLLASLQATLERAGVAEDTVVVFSSDNGFHLGEYRLLPGKQTAFDTDVRAPLVVAGPGVRAGLRVAAPVQNIDLRPTFAGLAGAAVPADLHGRDLRPLLSGGEPAWRTAALIEHHGPDFDPADPDRPRPGSGNPPSYAALRTATYTYVEYVDGAREFYNRRTDPHQLRNLFPRLSPSRRAALHTALKKLTTCRGAACRTADRVRG, encoded by the coding sequence ATGGGTTTTCGACTCCGCGTGGCCGGAATGCTCGCCGCCGTCAGTCTCCTGACCTCCTGCACCTCCCCGCGGCCCGCCGAACCGGCGGCCTCGGCCGCCACAGCCCCGTCCGCCGCCCCCGCCGAGACCCGGCCGAACATCGTGTTCGTGCTGACCGACGACCTGTCGATGAACCTCGTGCAGTTCATGCCCCACGTGCGCGAGTTGCAGCGCCGGGGCACGACGTTCACCGAGTACACCGTCTCGAACTCGCTGTGCTGCCCGTCGCGGGCGTCCCTGCTCACCGGCAAGTTCCCGCACGGCACCGGGGTGTTCACCAACGGCGGCGTCGACGGCGGCTTCGCGCTCTTCCACCGGCGCGGCCACGAGCGGTCGACGTTCGCCACCGATCTGCGCAAGGCCGGGTATCGCACGGCCTTCCTGGGCAAGTACCTCAACCGGTACCAGCCGGAAAACACTCTCGGCGGCACGCGGGCGTACGTGCCGCCCGGCTGGACCGACTGGTACGGCGCCGGTAACGCCTACGCGCAGTACGACTACGTCCTCAACGAGAACGGCACAGTCCACCGGTACGGCAGCGCGCCGGAGGACTATCTGACCGACGTGATCGGCGCCAAGGCGTCCGCGTTCATCGAGGCGTCGGCGGCCGCCCGTACCCCGTTCCTCGTCGAGGTGGCGACCTTCGCGCCGCACTCGCCGTACACGCCGGCGCCCCGCGACGCCGAGGCCTTTCCCGGTTTGCGGGCGCCGCGCGGGCCGGCCTTCGATGCCCTGCCCGCGCACGCCCCGCCGTGGCTGGCGGACCGGGCGCCGCTCACCGCCGAGCAGAAGGCCGAGATCGACCACGTGTTCCGCAAGCGGGCGCAGTCCGTACGCTCGGTCGATCGGCTGCTCGCGTCCCTGCAGGCCACCCTCGAGCGGGCCGGCGTCGCCGAGGACACCGTCGTGGTCTTCAGCTCCGACAACGGCTTTCACCTGGGCGAGTACCGGCTGCTGCCCGGCAAGCAGACGGCCTTCGACACCGATGTACGAGCGCCGCTGGTCGTCGCCGGTCCCGGGGTCCGCGCGGGGCTGCGCGTCGCCGCACCGGTGCAGAACATCGACCTGCGGCCCACCTTCGCCGGTCTCGCCGGTGCCGCCGTGCCCGCCGACCTCCACGGCCGGGACCTGCGACCGCTGCTGTCGGGCGGCGAGCCCGCATGGCGTACGGCGGCGCTCATCGAGCACCACGGGCCCGACTTCGACCCCGCCGACCCCGACCGGCCCCGCCCCGGCAGCGGCAACCCGCCCTCGTACGCGGCCCTGCGCACCGCGACCTACACCTACGTCGAGTACGTCGACGGCGCACGGGAGTTCTACAACCGGCGTACGGACCCGCACCAGCTGCGCAACCTCTTCCCGCGGCTCTCCCCGTCCCGGCGGGCGGCCCTGCATACGGCACTGAAGAAGCTGACCACCTGCCGCGGCGCGGCGTGCCGGACGGCGGACCGCGTGCGCGGGTGA
- a CDS encoding diguanylate cyclase domain-containing protein, with the protein MAAADAQLQALRTLHAVTKRVHASLDLTRTLEAVACGVVEAAGFGLAAVNLAEPNGDYTTVAVAGSDDLRRDLLGVRGSAENWQELFRRSERWGALYFVDHRTGVPESLYSWTPPIEETDDPDGWHPKDCLFAPLMAPSGEWVGVLSVDLPEGLRKPGPEQQEILALFAEHAAIAIQHARLHSALEQSRAEAQHAATHDSLTGLANRSLLKTRADAIGRWPGTQVGVLVVDLDGFKRVNDADGHEAGDEVLRVVAGRLRRHLRGDEVIARTGGDEFVAVLTGTDLAATIAGTAERLRAAIAEPIPAGAGVHRVGASVGWALGAAGDDVQTLIARADAAMYRRKRRSGAAVP; encoded by the coding sequence ATGGCCGCTGCCGACGCCCAGTTGCAGGCGCTGCGGACCTTGCACGCGGTCACCAAGCGGGTGCACGCCAGCCTGGACCTGACCCGTACGCTCGAGGCCGTGGCCTGCGGCGTCGTCGAGGCCGCCGGGTTCGGCCTGGCCGCGGTCAACCTCGCCGAGCCGAACGGCGACTACACCACCGTCGCCGTGGCCGGCAGCGACGACCTGCGCCGCGACCTCCTCGGCGTCCGGGGCTCGGCGGAGAACTGGCAGGAGCTGTTCCGGCGTTCCGAGCGCTGGGGCGCGCTGTACTTCGTGGACCACCGCACCGGCGTGCCGGAGAGCCTCTACAGCTGGACCCCGCCGATCGAGGAGACCGACGACCCGGACGGGTGGCACCCGAAGGACTGCCTGTTCGCCCCGCTGATGGCGCCCTCGGGGGAATGGGTCGGGGTACTCAGCGTCGATCTGCCCGAGGGGCTGCGCAAGCCCGGTCCCGAGCAGCAGGAGATCCTGGCCCTGTTCGCCGAGCACGCGGCGATCGCGATCCAACACGCCCGGCTGCATTCGGCGCTGGAGCAGAGCCGGGCCGAGGCCCAGCACGCCGCCACCCACGACAGCCTGACCGGTCTGGCCAACCGCAGTCTGCTGAAGACCCGCGCGGACGCGATCGGCCGGTGGCCCGGCACCCAGGTCGGGGTGCTCGTGGTCGACCTGGACGGCTTCAAGCGGGTCAACGACGCCGACGGGCACGAGGCCGGCGACGAGGTGCTCCGGGTGGTCGCCGGCCGGCTGCGGCGGCACCTGCGCGGCGACGAGGTGATCGCGCGTACCGGCGGGGACGAGTTCGTGGCCGTGCTCACCGGCACCGACCTGGCCGCCACCATCGCCGGGACGGCCGAGCGCCTGCGGGCGGCGATCGCCGAGCCCATCCCCGCGGGCGCCGGGGTGCACCGCGTCGGTGCCAGCGTGGGCTGGGCGCTCGGCGCGGCCGGCGACGACGTCCAGACCCTGATCGCCCGGGCCGACGCGGCCATGTACCGGCGCAAGCGGCGCTCCGGCGCGGCGGTGCCATGA
- the fliQ gene encoding flagellar biosynthesis protein FliQ yields MTDTQIVELGLQAMTIAAKMSAPTLLTALLIGFAISLFQSVTQIQEATLSFVPKAIAVGAAMLFSGNWMLHEMMTYTTQLFEKLPTLLMS; encoded by the coding sequence ATGACGGACACGCAGATCGTTGAGCTGGGACTGCAGGCCATGACCATCGCGGCGAAGATGAGCGCGCCGACGCTGCTGACGGCGTTGCTGATCGGTTTCGCGATCTCGTTGTTCCAGTCGGTGACGCAGATCCAGGAGGCGACGCTGTCGTTCGTGCCGAAGGCGATCGCGGTGGGTGCGGCGATGCTGTTCTCGGGCAACTGGATGCTGCACGAGATGATGACGTACACGACGCAGCTCTTCGAGAAGCTTCCGACGCTGCTGATGTCCTGA
- a CDS encoding carbohydrate-binding module family 20 domain-containing protein has translation MRIRPVLAAVVTVLLAATLPAACSGREPAEASVVPPGARDVIVHLFAWPWASVADECTRVLGPQGYGAVQVSPPQEHVVLPGKGYPWWQDYQPVSYRLVSRRGDRAAFASMVRACHAAGVKIYADVVVNHMAGGASTGAGSGGSAYSQYAYPAVPYGHGDFHHCGRNGTDDIENWGDRWEIQNCELVDLSDLRTESPYVRGKLAAYLDDLVSLGVDGFRVDAAKHLPATDLAAVLDAAGGDPYVYSEVIEGGAGEPGPQEYTGVGAVTEFRYGDVVGGAFRDGDLSGLRDLATRMRVGSGDAVAFVDNHDTQRNGRAALTYRDGAPYALAEAFMIAWPYGVPQVMSSFTFGHPESGPPAASDGTTTAVSCGDGWQCEHRWRTTAHMVALRTTAAGAPVTHWWTNGTNQIAFGRGDKAYVSFNRSGAALTRTFQTSLPAGTYCDVMAGESSAGTCTGPAYTVDASGRVTATVGADSALALHVGARGGPATPPPACTSAPVTFAATVSTTWGQNVFVTGDAPALGGWNTAAAVPLSAAAYPVWSATVPLPGGTTVQYKYVKKEGSAVVWESGANRVRTTAGAEPCGATWQDTWR, from the coding sequence ATGCGAATCCGCCCGGTTCTCGCCGCCGTGGTGACCGTCCTGCTCGCCGCGACCCTTCCGGCGGCCTGCTCCGGCCGCGAGCCGGCCGAGGCGTCCGTGGTCCCGCCCGGCGCCCGGGACGTCATCGTGCACCTCTTCGCCTGGCCGTGGGCGTCGGTGGCGGACGAGTGCACCCGGGTGCTGGGCCCCCAGGGTTACGGCGCGGTCCAGGTCTCGCCGCCGCAGGAGCACGTCGTCCTGCCGGGCAAGGGCTACCCGTGGTGGCAGGACTACCAGCCGGTCAGCTACCGGCTCGTCTCGCGGCGCGGCGACCGGGCCGCGTTCGCGAGCATGGTGCGCGCCTGCCACGCCGCCGGGGTGAAGATCTACGCCGACGTGGTGGTCAACCACATGGCCGGCGGCGCCTCCACCGGCGCCGGCAGCGGTGGCTCCGCGTACTCCCAGTACGCATATCCGGCGGTGCCGTACGGCCACGGCGACTTCCACCACTGCGGCCGCAACGGCACCGACGACATCGAGAACTGGGGCGACCGCTGGGAGATCCAGAACTGTGAGCTGGTCGACCTCTCCGACCTGCGTACGGAGTCGCCGTACGTCCGCGGCAAGCTCGCCGCCTACCTGGACGACCTGGTGTCGCTCGGCGTGGACGGCTTCCGGGTGGACGCCGCGAAGCATCTGCCCGCGACCGACCTCGCCGCCGTCCTCGACGCGGCCGGCGGCGACCCGTACGTCTATTCCGAGGTCATCGAGGGCGGCGCCGGCGAGCCGGGTCCGCAGGAGTACACCGGCGTCGGCGCCGTCACCGAGTTCCGCTACGGCGACGTGGTCGGCGGCGCCTTCCGGGACGGCGACCTGTCCGGCCTGCGGGACCTCGCCACCCGGATGCGGGTGGGGTCCGGGGACGCGGTGGCGTTCGTGGACAACCACGACACCCAGCGCAACGGCCGGGCGGCGCTGACGTATCGGGACGGGGCCCCGTACGCGCTCGCGGAGGCATTCATGATCGCCTGGCCGTACGGTGTCCCGCAGGTCATGTCGAGCTTCACCTTCGGCCATCCCGAGTCCGGGCCGCCCGCCGCGAGCGACGGCACCACCACCGCCGTGAGCTGCGGCGACGGCTGGCAGTGCGAGCACCGGTGGCGGACCACCGCCCACATGGTGGCGCTGCGCACCACGGCCGCGGGCGCCCCCGTCACCCACTGGTGGACCAACGGGACGAACCAGATCGCCTTCGGGCGCGGCGACAAGGCCTACGTCTCCTTCAACCGCTCCGGTGCGGCGCTGACCCGTACGTTCCAGACGTCGCTGCCCGCCGGCACCTACTGCGACGTGATGGCCGGAGAGTCCTCGGCCGGGACGTGCACCGGCCCCGCGTACACGGTGGACGCCTCCGGCCGGGTCACCGCCACCGTGGGGGCCGACTCGGCGCTGGCGTTGCACGTCGGTGCCCGCGGCGGCCCCGCCACGCCGCCGCCCGCCTGCACGAGCGCGCCGGTCACCTTCGCGGCGACCGTCTCCACGACGTGGGGACAGAACGTCTTCGTCACCGGCGACGCCCCCGCCCTCGGCGGCTGGAACACGGCGGCGGCCGTCCCGCTCTCCGCGGCGGCGTACCCGGTGTGGAGCGCTACGGTGCCGCTGCCGGGCGGCACGACGGTGCAGTACAAGTACGTCAAGAAGGAGGGCTCCGCGGTCGTCTGGGAGAGCGGGGCCAACCGCGTCCGGACCACCGCCGGCGCCGAGCCCTGCGGCGCCACCTGGCAGGACACCTGGCGGTAG
- the add gene encoding adenosine deaminase encodes MLPLIDLHRHLEGSIRSSTFLDIARRDGHPFAKLGRPRDELVAHGAMGGLLPYLAKVDDRIGVIAGPDDWRRVAREAVEDAFNDGLDYVEFRFSPYFIRQQTGLAPEAVADAVAEGVAAGSEVTGLKVGLIATILRDLGPEAAVAQVSTFLTRREMFCGVDLAGNEAGYAADLFRPAFRAVRDAGLHITVHAGEAAGPESVRAAVRDLGAERIGHGVRSAEDPALMAELAAAGVTLEVALTSNIQTGAAPGYREHQIHALLAAGVPVTLNTDNPRVSDVTLSQEYALARHATGLTDEKVRTVAEQAVRAAFTDLRNPAART; translated from the coding sequence ATGCTGCCCCTGATCGACCTGCACCGGCACCTGGAGGGGTCGATCCGCTCCAGCACGTTTCTCGACATCGCGCGGCGTGACGGGCACCCGTTCGCGAAGCTGGGCCGGCCCCGCGACGAGCTCGTGGCGCACGGGGCGATGGGCGGGCTGCTGCCGTACCTCGCGAAGGTGGACGACCGGATCGGGGTGATCGCCGGGCCCGACGACTGGCGGCGGGTGGCGCGGGAGGCCGTCGAGGACGCGTTCAACGACGGCCTCGACTACGTGGAGTTCCGGTTCAGCCCGTACTTCATCCGGCAGCAGACCGGCCTGGCACCCGAGGCGGTCGCCGACGCGGTCGCCGAGGGCGTCGCGGCCGGCTCGGAGGTCACCGGGCTGAAGGTCGGACTCATCGCCACGATCCTGCGCGACCTGGGCCCCGAGGCGGCCGTCGCGCAGGTGTCGACGTTCCTCACCCGCCGGGAGATGTTCTGCGGGGTGGATCTGGCCGGCAACGAGGCCGGGTACGCCGCGGACCTGTTCCGCCCCGCGTTCCGGGCGGTGCGCGACGCCGGGCTGCACATCACGGTGCACGCCGGGGAGGCCGCAGGCCCGGAGAGCGTCCGTGCCGCGGTGCGCGACCTGGGTGCCGAGCGCATCGGGCATGGCGTGCGCTCGGCGGAGGACCCCGCGCTGATGGCCGAGCTGGCCGCCGCCGGAGTCACCCTCGAGGTCGCCCTCACCAGCAACATCCAGACCGGTGCCGCACCCGGGTATCGCGAGCACCAGATCCACGCGCTGCTCGCGGCGGGCGTACCTGTCACCCTCAACACGGACAACCCCCGGGTCAGTGACGTCACTCTGTCCCAGGAGTACGCCCTCGCCCGCCATGCCACGGGACTGACCGACGAAAAGGTACGGACGGTCGCAGAGCAAGCCGTACGGGCCGCTTTCACCGACTTGAGAAATCCGGCGGCGCGAACCTGA
- a CDS encoding ATP-binding cassette domain-containing protein produces the protein MDRNPRRLTPHAADSHDLIRVQGARENNLKDVNVEIPKRRLTVFTGVSGSGKSSLVFGTIAAESQRLINETYSAFVQGFMPTLARPEVDLLEGLTTAIIVDQERMGANPRSTVGTATDANAMLRILFSRLGRPHIGPPNAYSFNIPSVKASGAITVERGPGTKAEKVTFTRLGGMCPRCEGMGSINDIDESALFDDSKSLNEGALTIPGYSMDGWYGRIFRGCGYFDPDKPIGKYTKKERHDLLYREPTKIKIDGINLTYSGLIPAIQKSFLSKDVEAMQPHARAFVERAVTFTTCPDCGGTRLSEAALSSKIKGKNIADLCAMQISDLAEFVRKLREPSVAPLLTGLQHLLDSFVEIGLGYLSLDRPSGTLSGGEAQRTKMIRHLGSSLTDVTYVFDEPTIGLHPHDIRRMNDLLLQLRDKGNTVLVVEHKPEAIEIADHVVDLGPGAGTAGGEVVFEGTVEGLRHAGTLTGRHLDDRATLKPSVRTPSGKLKIRGAKAHNLRNVSVDIPLGVLVVVTGVAGSGKSSLINGSVVGGDGVVSVDQSAIKGSRRSNPATYTGLLDPIRKAFAKANGVKPALFSANSEGACPSCNGAGVIYTDLGMMAGVATTCEDCGGKRFQAAVLEHHLGGRNISEVLAMSVTEAEEFFGAGEARTPAAHAILDRLADVGLGYLSLGQPLTTLSGGERQRIKLATQMAGKGGVYVLDEPTTGLHLADVEQLLGLLDRLVDSGKSVIVIEHHQAVMAHADWIIDLGPGAGHDGGRIVFEGTPTDLVAARSTLTGEHLADYVGA, from the coding sequence ATGGACCGCAACCCCAGGCGGCTCACGCCGCACGCCGCCGACAGCCACGATCTGATCCGCGTGCAGGGCGCGCGCGAGAACAATCTCAAGGACGTCAACGTCGAGATCCCGAAGCGCCGACTCACCGTGTTCACCGGCGTCTCCGGCTCGGGCAAGAGCTCGCTGGTGTTCGGCACCATCGCGGCGGAGTCGCAGCGCCTGATCAACGAGACCTACAGCGCCTTCGTGCAGGGGTTCATGCCGACGCTGGCCCGGCCCGAGGTCGACCTGCTGGAGGGGCTGACGACCGCGATCATCGTGGACCAGGAGCGGATGGGCGCCAACCCCCGTTCCACCGTCGGCACCGCCACCGACGCCAACGCGATGCTGCGCATCCTGTTCAGCCGGCTGGGACGCCCGCACATCGGTCCGCCCAACGCGTACTCGTTCAACATTCCCTCGGTGAAGGCCAGCGGCGCCATCACCGTGGAACGCGGCCCCGGCACGAAGGCCGAGAAGGTCACCTTCACGCGCCTCGGCGGAATGTGCCCGCGCTGCGAGGGTATGGGCTCCATCAACGACATCGACGAATCCGCGCTGTTCGACGACAGCAAGTCGCTCAACGAGGGCGCGCTCACCATCCCCGGCTACAGCATGGACGGCTGGTACGGCCGGATCTTCCGCGGCTGCGGCTACTTCGACCCGGACAAGCCGATCGGCAAGTACACCAAGAAGGAGCGGCACGACCTGCTGTACCGGGAGCCGACCAAGATCAAGATCGACGGGATCAACCTGACCTACTCGGGACTGATCCCGGCGATCCAGAAGTCGTTCCTGTCCAAGGACGTCGAGGCGATGCAGCCGCACGCCCGCGCCTTCGTGGAGCGGGCGGTGACGTTCACCACCTGCCCCGACTGCGGCGGAACCCGGCTCAGCGAGGCCGCCCTGTCGTCGAAGATCAAGGGCAAGAACATCGCCGACCTCTGCGCGATGCAGATCAGCGACCTCGCCGAGTTCGTCCGCAAACTCCGCGAGCCGTCGGTGGCCCCGCTGCTCACCGGGCTCCAGCATCTCCTCGACTCGTTCGTCGAGATCGGACTCGGTTACCTCTCGCTCGACCGGCCGTCGGGCACCCTGAGCGGAGGGGAGGCGCAGCGCACCAAGATGATCCGGCACCTCGGATCGTCGCTCACCGACGTCACGTACGTCTTCGACGAACCGACGATCGGGCTGCACCCCCACGACATCCGGCGGATGAACGACCTGCTGCTGCAGTTGCGGGACAAGGGCAACACCGTGCTGGTCGTCGAGCACAAGCCGGAGGCCATCGAGATCGCCGACCACGTCGTCGACCTCGGCCCCGGCGCCGGCACCGCCGGCGGCGAGGTGGTCTTCGAGGGCACGGTCGAGGGGCTGCGCCACGCGGGCACCCTGACCGGACGGCACCTGGACGACCGCGCCACCCTGAAGCCATCGGTGCGCACCCCGTCCGGCAAGCTCAAGATCCGCGGCGCCAAGGCACACAATCTGCGCAACGTCAGCGTCGACATCCCCTTGGGCGTGCTGGTCGTGGTCACCGGTGTGGCCGGATCCGGCAAGAGCTCCCTGATCAACGGCTCGGTCGTGGGCGGCGACGGCGTGGTGTCCGTCGACCAGTCCGCGATCAAGGGTTCCCGGCGCAGCAACCCGGCCACCTACACCGGCCTGCTCGACCCGATCCGCAAGGCGTTCGCGAAGGCCAACGGCGTGAAGCCGGCCCTGTTCAGCGCCAACTCGGAGGGCGCCTGCCCGTCTTGCAACGGCGCGGGCGTCATCTACACCGACCTGGGCATGATGGCCGGCGTCGCCACCACCTGCGAGGACTGCGGAGGCAAGCGGTTCCAGGCGGCGGTGCTGGAGCACCACCTCGGCGGCCGCAACATCAGCGAGGTGCTCGCGATGTCGGTGACCGAGGCCGAGGAGTTCTTCGGCGCGGGCGAGGCGCGCACCCCGGCCGCGCACGCCATCCTCGACCGGCTCGCCGACGTGGGACTGGGCTACCTCAGCCTCGGCCAGCCGCTCACGACCCTGTCCGGCGGCGAGCGGCAGCGGATCAAGCTGGCCACCCAGATGGCGGGCAAGGGCGGCGTCTACGTCCTCGACGAGCCGACCACCGGCCTGCACCTCGCCGACGTCGAGCAGTTGCTGGGCCTGCTGGACCGGCTCGTCGACTCCGGCAAGTCGGTGATCGTCATCGAGCACCACCAGGCGGTCATGGCCCACGCCGACTGGATCATCGACCTCGGACCGGGCGCCGGCCACGACGGCGGAAGAATCGTCTTCGAGGGCACGCCCACCGACCTCGTCGCCGCGCGTTCCACCCTCACCGGCGAGCACCTCGCGGACTACGTCGGCGCCTGA